The following are encoded in a window of Planctomycetaceae bacterium genomic DNA:
- a CDS encoding transcriptional regulator translates to MGRGEPLFRQWELLKTLQANRFGITADELAQRLECNKRTVLRDLDVLQTHFPLRTDHRENNRKYWKLDSGYLESEKLQMTMTEMLSLYLSQQLLAPLAGTPFGDGLNSALQKIRAVLPTKALSYFSDLDDAFLIKTLASHDYSGQTKEIELLNEAIINRQVLRVVYCSASQGRDMETVFHPYGMVVLSSSLYCIGWLAEYDEVRTLKVSRFKGVRATSKSFEKPKSFSLTKHTHGAFGIFGPGKFQKIKARFTGWAATNVREQQWHPSQRITKDDGQNVVATFELSNTVEFVRWVLGFGEHATMLSPKALAGQIATTLERTIRSYRSSAGPQRRKTDSAPN, encoded by the coding sequence CCGAGGAGAGCCGCTGTTTCGACAATGGGAGTTGCTCAAGACGCTGCAGGCCAATCGCTTCGGCATCACGGCCGACGAACTGGCCCAGCGCCTGGAGTGCAACAAGCGCACTGTCCTGCGGGACCTGGATGTGCTGCAGACGCACTTCCCGCTGCGGACCGATCATCGTGAGAACAACCGCAAGTACTGGAAGCTGGACTCGGGGTACCTGGAATCCGAGAAGCTCCAGATGACGATGACGGAAATGCTCAGCCTTTACCTCAGCCAGCAGCTCCTGGCGCCGCTGGCCGGCACCCCCTTTGGCGATGGCCTGAACTCTGCCCTCCAGAAGATCAGGGCCGTGCTCCCGACCAAGGCCCTGAGCTACTTCTCCGACCTCGACGACGCCTTCCTGATCAAGACCCTCGCCAGCCACGATTACTCCGGCCAGACGAAAGAGATCGAACTGCTCAATGAGGCGATCATCAATCGCCAGGTGCTGAGGGTTGTCTACTGCTCCGCCAGCCAGGGCCGAGACATGGAAACGGTGTTCCATCCCTACGGAATGGTGGTGCTGTCTTCGTCCCTGTACTGCATCGGATGGCTGGCCGAATACGATGAGGTGCGCACACTGAAGGTCTCACGTTTCAAGGGCGTGCGGGCCACGTCCAAGTCATTCGAAAAGCCAAAGTCATTCTCGCTGACCAAACACACCCACGGCGCCTTCGGAATCTTCGGCCCCGGCAAGTTCCAGAAGATCAAAGCCCGCTTCACCGGCTGGGCGGCAACGAATGTGCGGGAACAGCAATGGCATCCGAGCCAGAGGATCACGAAGGACGATGGCCAGAACGTGGTTGCGACCTTCGAGCTGAGCAACACTGTCGAGTTTGTGCGATGGGTGCTGGGGTTTGGAGAGCATGCGACCATGCTCTCGCCCAAGGCTTTGGCCGGGCAGATTGCTACCACGCTTGAACGGACAATTAGGAGCTACCGAAGTTCTGCGGGGCCTCAACGGCGGAAGACTGATTCTGCTCCCAACTGA